The proteins below are encoded in one region of Akkermansiaceae bacterium:
- a CDS encoding SAM-dependent DNA methyltransferase, translating into MTKPTSHLDKARLTNLADEIWKSAERLRGKFKAHEYQVVVLPIITIRRLECVLIKWREQKAEEIRSKRKSISDEELEKLVKALELNPKQSPGFSNATTWTLRKIYEEDHTLLEKNFRAYLNGFSETVQDILESFDYRAVIGKMVKNARLAPILNQYSTLDLGPDKLSSLEMGYIYEELLRRFSEAHAEAAGDHFTPREVIRLMVELLEIPIPDRHTSIYDPACGTGGMLYVAKEHLLDKAKTDEEREHVQKFITLHGTEIMAETYAIARSEALIRGEALATICWGNSLIPHNPQSKEPGDQFPETDKSNHFDYMLSNPPFGVTWGGKDGYQDQAEKLRKTRYVAGMPAVNDGSLLFLQTILAKQKKPEQGLSKTAIIFNGSPLSNGDCGEGESEIRRWILENDWLDAIVMLPNELFYNTGIYTYIWLLRNDRAAIGRKGRIMIIDGRQQFEKEPKSFGNKRNRIVERHRQWIEQRYHGGWKKGFADDDVRFFTRADFAFHKVEVVFWQTDENDEPAIITEPFPVQFKNANVKSKQDFYDSEMTLHIRVTSPKSRKVHEFDLTLDPDDSFVKLYKPEIEKRFGEEMGKLTAATLDRLETEVSYTHRHYIKDDEYIPFDAQGKPKDYIPAFLEREIEKPIIRWQDRPQLGYEILPNKYFYRYTPPPAADDLLKQFWSLEKEAEGLLKGLVK; encoded by the coding sequence ATGACCAAACCTACTTCACATCTCGACAAAGCCCGCCTCACGAATCTCGCCGACGAGATTTGGAAATCGGCTGAGCGCCTGCGCGGCAAATTCAAGGCGCACGAATATCAGGTCGTTGTCCTCCCCATCATCACCATCCGCCGCCTCGAATGTGTGCTGATCAAGTGGCGTGAGCAGAAGGCCGAGGAAATCCGCTCAAAGCGGAAATCCATCTCCGACGAGGAGCTGGAGAAACTCGTCAAGGCGCTCGAACTGAACCCCAAGCAGTCACCCGGCTTCTCGAACGCGACCACTTGGACGCTGCGCAAGATCTACGAGGAGGATCACACCCTGCTCGAAAAGAACTTCCGCGCTTACCTCAACGGCTTTTCGGAGACGGTGCAGGACATCCTTGAGAGCTTCGACTACCGCGCCGTCATCGGCAAGATGGTCAAGAACGCCCGGCTCGCCCCGATCCTGAACCAGTATTCCACTCTCGATCTCGGCCCGGACAAACTGTCCAGCCTGGAGATGGGCTACATCTACGAGGAATTGCTCCGGCGCTTCTCGGAAGCCCACGCCGAGGCCGCCGGGGATCACTTCACCCCGCGCGAGGTCATTCGTCTGATGGTCGAGCTGCTGGAAATTCCAATTCCCGACCGCCATACCTCCATTTATGATCCTGCCTGCGGCACCGGCGGCATGCTCTACGTCGCCAAGGAGCACTTGCTTGACAAGGCCAAGACCGACGAAGAGCGCGAGCACGTGCAGAAATTCATCACCCTCCACGGCACCGAGATCATGGCGGAGACCTACGCCATCGCCCGCTCCGAGGCGCTCATCCGGGGAGAAGCGCTGGCCACCATCTGCTGGGGAAACTCCCTCATCCCCCACAATCCACAGAGCAAGGAACCCGGCGACCAGTTCCCGGAGACCGACAAGTCGAACCACTTCGACTACATGCTCAGCAATCCTCCCTTCGGCGTCACCTGGGGCGGCAAGGACGGCTACCAGGATCAGGCCGAAAAACTCCGCAAAACCCGCTACGTTGCAGGCATGCCCGCCGTGAATGACGGCTCGCTGCTCTTTCTCCAGACCATCCTCGCCAAGCAGAAGAAACCCGAGCAGGGCCTCAGCAAGACCGCCATCATCTTCAACGGCTCCCCGCTCAGCAATGGCGATTGCGGTGAGGGCGAGAGCGAGATCCGCCGCTGGATTCTCGAAAACGACTGGCTCGACGCCATCGTCATGCTGCCCAACGAGCTGTTCTACAACACCGGCATCTACACCTACATCTGGCTACTGCGCAACGACCGCGCCGCCATCGGGCGCAAAGGCCGCATCATGATCATCGACGGACGCCAACAGTTCGAAAAGGAACCCAAATCCTTCGGCAACAAACGCAACCGCATCGTCGAGCGCCACCGCCAGTGGATCGAGCAGCGCTACCACGGCGGCTGGAAAAAGGGCTTCGCGGATGACGACGTGCGCTTCTTCACCAGGGCGGACTTCGCCTTCCACAAGGTCGAGGTCGTCTTCTGGCAGACCGATGAAAACGACGAGCCAGCAATCATTACGGAACCCTTCCCTGTGCAGTTCAAGAACGCCAACGTGAAGTCCAAGCAGGATTTCTACGACAGCGAGATGACGCTCCACATCCGCGTCACCAGCCCGAAGAGCCGGAAGGTCCACGAGTTCGACCTCACCCTCGACCCGGACGACAGCTTCGTGAAACTCTACAAGCCGGAGATCGAGAAACGCTTCGGCGAGGAAATGGGCAAGCTCACCGCCGCCACTCTCGATAGGCTGGAAACGGAAGTCAGCTACACCCACCGCCACTACATCAAGGACGACGAATACATCCCCTTCGATGCCCAGGGAAAACCGAAGGACTACATCCCCGCCTTCCTCGAACGAGAAATCGAGAAGCCCATCATTCGCTGGCAGGATCGCCCGCAACTCGGCTACGAAATCCTGCCCAACAAGTATTTCTATCGCTACACCCCGCCTCCCGCCGCCGATGACCTACTCAAGCAGTTCTGGTCGCTGGAGAAGGAGGCGGAAGGGCTTTTGAAAGGACTCGTTAAATGA
- a CDS encoding AAA family ATPase, translating to MIKRINTLNRVGRFIELRSAAGADHDFAELNVVFASNAAGKSTLCDILRAMTLGESSYIVGRKRLDAGNDPEIVIALEGTHPQPIVRFQNGAWVNAAASPKIHIYDDRFVAENVLVGHHINVDQRRNLYELVIGAKAIALKQAFDAAEQNLNTASSAAKQAEGDLNRLIPPLDSIEEFRMVPLVTGVDQQIATSRETLASATQTQSKADAIRQRPELSAVSIAQLPTNLTEVLSSTLDQAALVAEEQIREHLHTHTTGLSLDWLGQGHKAKTGDGCPHCGQCMTGLDILNAYNAFFSGELQAQELSRSTLRTTTTQAFGEEARTQIRETITSHMTERTWWADAAGFAFTLPTDLDLATVLEAHEAAYQAIIGALDRKQADPANATTITATEQQAIDAWECMAVTLDGYNTGIQSINVTLTQKKAEAGTIDLAPLQQALASLEASKERHQQDVIDAYSAYDAAVLAKTAAQRAKEAANNALRDHANALLAQYGERINALLDLFAANFRIVCGGNDNNYVTFPGGQPSGQLVIEILGHKIASSPADAADPARPSLANTISGGDRSALALAFFLAKVEQEPGLADSIIVFDDPFHSQDRSRQSRTIERIHAITRTAKQCFVFSHDLDFARAVAPIHGIRTRTFKLDPLTDRTTLECKELDMLPSRAYEIKYTKLADFVINPADYADQLTGIALILRTILEEYLQLKFPLRWTDKDYWFGTMIGEIEGSTVGDPLFSCRGLLTDLNEVNNYSKRFHHRSTGVIADVTDARELVTYAKQTLQIIHQ from the coding sequence ATGATTAAGCGTATTAACACACTCAACCGCGTAGGTCGTTTCATTGAACTGCGCAGTGCCGCCGGCGCGGATCACGACTTCGCCGAACTCAATGTTGTGTTCGCCAGTAATGCTGCGGGTAAAAGCACGCTCTGCGATATTCTTCGTGCCATGACTCTGGGAGAATCGTCCTACATTGTTGGGCGGAAGCGCCTAGATGCGGGGAATGATCCTGAAATTGTGATTGCCTTGGAGGGAACGCATCCGCAACCGATAGTCCGTTTTCAAAATGGCGCTTGGGTGAACGCCGCAGCGAGTCCAAAAATTCACATCTACGACGATCGTTTCGTTGCTGAAAACGTGTTGGTAGGTCATCACATTAATGTTGATCAGCGTCGGAATCTTTATGAGTTGGTGATAGGTGCTAAGGCAATAGCGTTGAAGCAGGCATTTGATGCAGCCGAGCAAAATCTTAACACTGCTTCGAGTGCTGCAAAGCAGGCTGAGGGTGATTTGAATCGACTTATCCCCCCGTTGGATAGCATTGAGGAATTTCGAATGGTTCCTCTAGTCACTGGTGTTGATCAACAAATTGCCACCTCCAGGGAAACACTTGCATCCGCAACACAAACGCAATCCAAGGCCGACGCCATTCGCCAGCGCCCCGAACTTTCAGCAGTTTCCATCGCACAGCTTCCGACAAATCTCACAGAAGTCCTGTCCTCAACTCTCGACCAAGCAGCACTCGTTGCTGAGGAACAAATCAGAGAGCATCTCCATACGCACACCACAGGCCTTAGCCTGGATTGGCTAGGACAAGGGCACAAAGCTAAAACAGGTGACGGTTGCCCCCACTGCGGGCAATGCATGACAGGCTTAGATATCCTCAATGCATACAACGCATTCTTCTCGGGAGAACTCCAAGCTCAAGAGCTGTCGCGGAGCACACTGAGAACTACCACAACACAGGCTTTCGGCGAGGAGGCAAGAACCCAAATACGTGAGACTATCACCTCGCATATGACCGAACGCACTTGGTGGGCTGATGCGGCAGGCTTTGCCTTCACGCTCCCTACCGATCTCGATCTAGCCACGGTCCTGGAAGCCCATGAAGCCGCCTATCAGGCAATCATCGGGGCGTTGGACCGAAAGCAGGCCGACCCTGCTAACGCCACAACAATCACCGCGACCGAACAACAAGCTATCGATGCATGGGAGTGCATGGCTGTGACGCTGGACGGATACAACACTGGCATCCAATCCATCAACGTAACGCTCACCCAAAAGAAGGCGGAAGCAGGCACCATCGATCTTGCGCCGCTTCAACAAGCCCTGGCATCACTCGAAGCCAGCAAGGAACGACACCAACAGGATGTGATCGATGCCTACTCTGCTTACGACGCTGCAGTGCTCGCTAAGACAGCTGCCCAGCGAGCCAAGGAGGCTGCCAATAATGCCTTGCGTGATCATGCCAACGCTCTGCTCGCCCAATATGGGGAACGGATCAATGCACTGCTTGACCTCTTCGCCGCCAATTTCCGCATCGTCTGCGGTGGCAACGACAACAACTACGTCACCTTTCCCGGAGGCCAACCCTCTGGCCAGTTGGTGATCGAAATCCTCGGACATAAAATCGCCTCGTCACCTGCCGATGCTGCCGATCCTGCCCGTCCATCATTGGCTAACACCATTAGCGGAGGAGATCGGAGCGCTCTCGCACTTGCCTTCTTCCTGGCGAAGGTTGAGCAGGAGCCCGGCTTGGCCGACAGCATCATCGTATTCGACGATCCATTCCACAGTCAGGATCGCTCCCGCCAAAGCCGCACCATTGAGCGCATCCATGCGATCACCCGCACCGCCAAGCAGTGCTTTGTATTCTCTCACGACCTCGACTTCGCCCGGGCCGTTGCTCCGATCCATGGCATACGCACCCGCACCTTCAAGCTCGATCCGTTAACCGACCGGACGACGTTGGAATGCAAGGAACTTGATATGCTGCCGAGTCGAGCTTACGAAATTAAGTATACCAAACTCGCGGACTTTGTTATCAATCCTGCCGACTATGCTGACCAACTCACTGGCATCGCGTTGATCCTTCGGACGATTCTGGAAGAATATCTTCAGCTCAAATTCCCCCTGCGCTGGACTGACAAAGACTATTGGTTCGGCACCATGATCGGAGAAATCGAGGGTTCCACAGTAGGCGATCCTCTGTTCTCTTGTCGGGGGCTTCTTACTGATCTCAACGAAGTCAACAACTACAGTAAACGCTTTCATCACCGTTCCACTGGTGTTATTGCCGACGTTACCGATGCCCGGGAACTCGTCACCTACGCCAAACAAACTCTTCAGATTATTCATCAATGA